In Rutidosis leptorrhynchoides isolate AG116_Rl617_1_P2 chromosome 6, CSIRO_AGI_Rlap_v1, whole genome shotgun sequence, the DNA window attaaaaccctaatcattactacattaaataaaaccctaatttactaaaccctaatttattaaatcctaggacattaattactaaaccctagttattaaatactactttaattaactaaccctaattaatgaaaccctaatactacttatactattaattaacatgtatacactattactattactaatacctataacctactacttatattataacacataaaaacattttgggatatgtattagagatgtatagatcttcaaactttcttgacgaatggtttctacgaaactctaggcagaagggtttggatttctgatttaaagggtcctatagatcaagcccctagacctgaaatggccattcgaagggaaaggggtgattggaagcttatctaatacggcaagtatcctaaaatggaaaacactcttaaagtagaaaatttctagttatagaaacttactaagataagaaacctactaaaagtgaaaactttctaaaaatagaaacttactagaaaaggaaaacgaactatacttaaaacactatcatacctaaacatttacttaaacatgggcaaaaacacttactactcttaaatgtcaataggttgactttctgttcgttccaactttctattccgaggaataactagctcatctctctgcttactaaggtgaactcatagccccactctttattgctagcaaacttacttacttttattggggtgagacacatgctatttttacattttacactttagacacaagtaccaactgctaaaactatgctatacccggctatgtccgactaagtccctacagtgatatttttaattactcgTTGATTGGAtccttatttattgggggtaggcctatcgggagtaacgtccccgatacatttgactaagtctttgtattacttaataatgaaattaaaccgacaaggacagacacaacttgtcattggggcaaacttgaacgtttagtctaaatatcacgccttggcataactttttgatcctgcgggagatcaactttacaaactaaatcttgtggtctaaaacaacggtcaaacatatttgttaaacctatgaacttcactcaacctttttggttgacactttagcatgttttgtctcaggtgctgtttaattcaagctcttatacttactgcttatgtgatgctacttggatataggatcaagagatatcgcatttattactattgcatttaaacatttactttattcctttgtaacgacatatcATTTTccactcaataaagtttgattttatcatttagtattattctcgtttattataatatgttggttgtttgatattaagtcacattttgcccaggccctaactgggggtgtgatacatGGCGGTACGGGCAAAACTTTCTTATGGAAGTCAATTATCACAGCATTAAGAGCAAGAGGGAAGATTGTACTGGTTGTGGCATCGTCCAGTGTTGCTTCGCTACTGCTGCCTTCCGAAAGAACTGCGCATTCTCGGTTCAAACTGCCATTGGACCCAACAGATGAATCAATGTGTAATATAAAGAAAAATACTCAGATGGCAAAGTTGATCAAGAGTACAGATCTAATTGTCTGGGATGAAGCACCAATGAATGAAAAGCGCTGTTTCGAAGCTCTAGACAGGAGCCTAAGAGACATCCTAGAAAACAATTCACCTTTTGGGGGAAAGTCTTTTATTCTTGGGGGTGATTTTAAGCAAACGCTACCAGTAAAGAAAAAAGGGAGCAAATCTGACATTTTACGTGCTTGCATTACAACTTCATATCTGTGGCGAGACTTCAAAGTATTTGTTCTAACACAAAATATGAGGTTACTCCGTCCAGATTTGTCAGCATCTGAAAAGGCGAGGAATGAGGAATTTTCGCGGTGCTTATTAAGTTTGGAAAACGGTCTTATAGGGACTCCTGAATCGGAAGACCCACATAATAGTCGTTGGGTATGTATCCCAGATAGGTACTACAATCCCGATGATGAAAATGGTCTAGAAAATTTAATTTCTTTTATATACCCCCgtgaaactgtagtgacccgaactttttcatgtttatatatatattaaatgaaattgttatttacatgattaagtgtttccaacatgttaagcaatcaaacttgttaagacttgattaattgaaataggtttcatatagacaattgaccacccaagttgaccggtgattcacgaacgttaaaacttgtaaaaactatacgatgacatatatatggttatatatatagttaacatgattttattataagtatgtatctcattaggtattttaacaatgagttatatacataaaaatgagactattaatttaagaaactcgaaaacgatatatataacgattatcgttataacaacgtcttactaggtacatatgaatcatattaagatattgatacacttggttaattatgttaaatgataagtaaatatattattaagtgtattaacaatgaaatacatatgtaaaaataagactactaacttaatgatttcgaaacgagacatatatgtaacgattatcgttgtaacgacatttaactgtatatatatcatactaagatatattatatatcataatatcatgataatataacaatttaacatctcatttgttataataaacaatgggttaacaacattcaacaagatcgttaacctaaaggtttcaaaacaacatttacatgtaacgactaacgatgacttaacgactcagttaaaatgtatatacatgtagtgtatttagatgtattagtacacttttgaaagacttcaagacacatatcaaagtacttctacttaacaaaaatgcttacaattgcattttcattcattttcatcaacaattctactcgtatgcaactgtattcgtactcgtacaatacccagctcctagacgaatatactattagtatatatacataataattcagatcttagcagccttatatagtcaacaaacatgtgtaaCCAACAATTAGTCAACTAGCATAACTTATGAGCAAGACTTCAAGacagttatcaaaatacttctacttaacaaaaatgcttacaattacatcctcgttcagtttcatcaacaattctactcgtatgcacccgtattcgtactcgtacaatacacagcttttagatgtatgtactattggtatatacactccaatgatcagctcttagcagcctatgtgagtcacctaacacatgtgggaaccatcatttggtaactagcatgaaatatctcataaaattacaaaaatatgagtaatcattcatgacttatttacatgaaaacaaaattacatatcctttatatctaatccatacaccaacgaccaaaaacacctacaaacactttcattcttcaattttcttcatctaattgatctctctcaagttctatcttcaagttctaagtgttcttcataaatttcaaaagttctagtttcataaaatcaagaatacttccaagattgcaagt includes these proteins:
- the LOC139854756 gene encoding ATP-dependent DNA helicase RRM3-like, with protein sequence MSDDIPLRAAATLNMPSLHINDEDLHNYVLFEVEVLLNQYSKSISDYALPTLPADLLVDLANRLIMEEKNYNREALDVERLEMERSMNSEQKQVYQLALTGGVIHGGTGKTFLWKSIITALRARGKIVLVVASSSVASLLLPSERTAHSRFKLPLDPTDESMCNIKKNTQMAKLIKSTDLIVWDEAPMNEKRCFEALDRSLRDILENNSPFGGKSFILGGDFKQTLPVKKKGSKSDILRACITTSYLWRDFKVFVLTQNMRLLRPDLSASEKARNEEFSRCLLSLENGLIGTPESEDPHNSRWKAIVCPKNDDADAINKLIVDMVDGPVTTCNSYDSATPHANDGGAT